In the Candidatus Cloacimonadota bacterium genome, AAAAGCGGGAGATCTTTTTTCTTCTTAGAGTAAAATGTGAGGTTATCGCAAAACATATCGGCATTACTGTTGGGTCGATGGTATTGATGAGATCAGAAAAGTAACTGGTTTCTGATTAAGATAGGCAATTTCCTATACAACATTAACCCGGTCTCTACCCTTCTGTTTACTCTTATACATCAATTCATCTGCACGTTTGACGATGGACTGAACTGTGTCGTCTTTTCTTGATAACGTTCCTCCAACAGATACGGTTGCTGAAATCTCTTTGTCTTTGAGGGATAATTTTGAATTTTTTACCATAATCCTGAAACGTTCAGCGATCTTATGTAATGTTTCAAGGTCTGTGTTTGGATGAACACTAGTGAATTCTTCTCCACCCCATCTACCAATTGAATCAACTGGTCTCATCGAATGTTTAAGTGATTTAGCAATAATTTTTAAAATTTCATCACCCGTGTCATGCCCATACGTATCATTCACCTTCTTAAAATGATCGACATCAATAAATAATAAACCAAAATTCAGACCTCTATCCATTCGAGCTAACTGGGATTTTATCATGGATTCTACATGGTGCCTGTTCGGAATATCCGTCAGAAAGTCCAACAATGATAGTTGCTTGAGTTTCTCATATTCAACTCGCAATCTCTCGCCTGAACTATTATCCTTGAACAGCTCAATTCCCCCAACGATCTTCCCGTTTTCATAATGTGGAGAAGTCCTCACAAGTACTGGCAGTCTATGCCCTTTTTTATGATGAAGATAAAATTCACCCTCACGGGATTCTCCATCCTCCATTGTATAAGCAAGCGGACAATTACCTTTGCACATTTGCCTTCCCTGCTCATTAACATGTATTAAAATATTGTCTGAACACCTCTTACCAATCACCTCTTCTGCGGAAAATCCAGTAATATCTTCAGCAGCTTTATTCCAATATTCTATTTTTTTATCTTCCGATATGATATATAAGCCCTCATATAAATTATCAATAACGTTTTGAAAATTCAAGTCTTTCATTATCATACTTTCAAGGGATGAAATAAACTCTGCCAGAATTATGTCAAATAAAATTATATTTTTGATAAATATCTTAGTTTAGTCTTTATAAAAACCAATCTTTGCATTATCGATAAAACACTTTTCTTTACATCAATTCTTGACGCTGATTTTTGTGGTTATACATTATTATGCACGTTCAAATGTTTTTTTACAGATACATAGGGGGTGACCGGTTTCGACAGGGACTGCGGAGGCAAGAATAGCATATCGGGCAGATTACCTATCCCGTTAATCCTGGTGATACTAAATGTAAATGCAGATGAAAATCTAGCACTAGCTGCATAATTCATGCAACTCATTTAGCAGGATGGTGCCATTGACGACCTGTTAAATGCCGATTTTAATGGCTTAGATGCTGCGATGTCTATACCCAGTGTTGAAGCTTAATAGGCTTGATTTCGGAAAGCTTTGTACATTGTCCTTTCCTTAATGACCAATTCACGATGTAATAAATATGTAGAATTTCTTGCAGCCAAATCCTTGGACGCGGGTTCGACTCCCGCCACCTCCACCAGTCTTCGTTTTGAGAAGAGAAAAAAACGAAGACTGCAGCGGCGTAGTTCTTTAGAACGAAGCCGTGCTCATCACTATTGAGAATATATTTTCTCAAAACTACGCCCCGGTAAACCAAATGGAGTGTTATGATGTTTTATGTATATAACTTACAAAGTCTCAACTTCAAAGATAAGTTTTATATTGGTTATTCTACAAATCTAAAATCGCGAATCGAGAAACATAACAACGGACAAGTTCCCCACACTTCAAAATTCAAACCTTGGAAAATTAAAACATATATCGCTTTCGAAGATAACGAAAAAGCTACTAAGTTTGAAAAATATCTTAAAAGTCATTCGGGAAGAGCATTTGTTAAAAATCACTTTTAATTGAAGCGATGAAAAAAATACATGATATCTGTACGTTAAGAGTCTAATTTTTGTAATGAAAGTATAACAAAAACGGCTCAATCCCGAATGATCAGGAAAAAGCCGTTTTGTTTATGTAGTTGGAAATTTAGAAGTTCAGATCGAGTCCAAGCTTATGCGTGGCACCCTCATCGAGAAAATCAGGGATGAATGCATAGTCAAAGCGCAAACTGTTGAACTTGATCGATGCACCCATGTTGAAATTTTCTCCGTCGAGACCAGCACGGATCGCAAAGAGATTTGCAAGCCAGCCCTCTACACCGAGGTGAAGTTTGAAATCATTCTTCTGGTCGCCTTCGCGTCCAAGACTCTGTGATATATCAGCAGAAGCGATCATATCAAAGGATGTGAGCTGAAAGTCTGCTGAAGCACCGATTCTGAGTGTGGGAAGCATAGTATCTTCATGATCGGAATCGGTATCCCACTTCATCTTGCCGCCAATATTAAGGACACTGGCACCGGCACGTATCTGCTTGATCAGTCCATTTGAAACCGGAGACGCAATAAGTGCACCGAAATCAAAGGCAAAACCTGACGCCTTGTTCTCATCGATCTTCTGCATGATGTATTTAGCACCACCGCCAATACTCAGCATGGGAATGATATTACCGCCTGCAGAAATACCGATAGCCATATCATTTGCACTGAAGGTATCTCCGCTTGGTGGTTGACCGGGAAGACATTCGATGATATCCCCCACCCCAAAGCTGTTGAAGGTCAGCGCAAGTGCTGCATTGCGTTTAGTTCCCACAATGACTGATGCCTGATAGTTCATCCTGTCGAAACTCATGATATTATACATTGCTCCGACACGTGTTCCTTTGATCTGGCTGAGACCTGCAGGATTGAAGAAGGGAGCAGATCCGTCGTCTGCAATTGCCGTGAAAGCATTTCCCAGTCCGGCTGGTCGGGCTCCAACAGGAATTCTCAAGAATGCACCACCCTGTCCTCCTGCAAGATCTTCTTCAGCAAAAGCAAAGGAAGTACATAAGCCAAGTATGAACACGAAAGAAAGTACTGTTTTTATTATCTTATTTTTTCTCATTGTATACTCCTTTCCTAGCGCAATATCGCTACTTTGATGATCTGCTTTTCACCGGCTTCATTTTCAACAATAATGAAATAAACACCGTTCGCAACATAATCACCGTATTCGTTTTTACCATCCCAGAACATCGAAATGTTACCATCTACTGTGCTT is a window encoding:
- a CDS encoding GIY-YIG nuclease family protein, translating into MFYVYNLQSLNFKDKFYIGYSTNLKSRIEKHNNGQVPHTSKFKPWKIKTYIAFEDNEKATKFEKYLKSHSGRAFVKNHF
- a CDS encoding PorV/PorQ family protein, giving the protein MRKNKIIKTVLSFVFILGLCTSFAFAEEDLAGGQGGAFLRIPVGARPAGLGNAFTAIADDGSAPFFNPAGLSQIKGTRVGAMYNIMSFDRMNYQASVIVGTKRNAALALTFNSFGVGDIIECLPGQPPSGDTFSANDMAIGISAGGNIIPMLSIGGGAKYIMQKIDENKASGFAFDFGALIASPVSNGLIKQIRAGASVLNIGGKMKWDTDSDHEDTMLPTLRIGASADFQLTSFDMIASADISQSLGREGDQKNDFKLHLGVEGWLANLFAIRAGLDGENFNMGASIKFNSLRFDYAFIPDFLDEGATHKLGLDLNF
- a CDS encoding sensor domain-containing diguanylate cyclase, whose protein sequence is MKDLNFQNVIDNLYEGLYIISEDKKIEYWNKAAEDITGFSAEEVIGKRCSDNILIHVNEQGRQMCKGNCPLAYTMEDGESREGEFYLHHKKGHRLPVLVRTSPHYENGKIVGGIELFKDNSSGERLRVEYEKLKQLSLLDFLTDIPNRHHVESMIKSQLARMDRGLNFGLLFIDVDHFKKVNDTYGHDTGDEILKIIAKSLKHSMRPVDSIGRWGGEEFTSVHPNTDLETLHKIAERFRIMVKNSKLSLKDKEISATVSVGGTLSRKDDTVQSIVKRADELMYKSKQKGRDRVNVV